The genomic window cagagacgacgtgagaccagagacgttgtgagaccagagacgttgtgagaccagagacgttgtgagaccagagacgacgtgagaccagagacgttgtgagaccagagacgttaTGAGACCAGAGATAGACAGGCTGAGAGGTTAATGAAAGAGCAGCATTAAGTGGGAGGAATTACAGAAACCCCCCCCAACACCCTGAAAATTGTGTTTTGGTCCAATAGCAACGGCTCCTTCTGAGATGCCCAATACCAGAGATgatagaaaacagagagagagatcaatagctAATACAACGGCTCCTTCTGAGATGCCCAATACCAGAGATgatagaaaacagagagagagatcaatagctAAATACAACGGCTCCTTCTGAGATGCCCAATACCAGAGATgatagaaaacagagagagagatcaatagctAATACAACGGCTCCTTCTGAGATGCCCAATACCAGAGATgatagaaaacagagagagatgggagtttACAGCAGCAGTGAGGAACATTTAAAAGACAGAGGATCAACGCTGTATATAACATCCGTCCGTATACAATCTTATGTGAATCTTTAACTAGGTCCAGTACAGTGGACTCTCTGGCCAAACCAGGGACAAATTAACTACCAGGTAGACATGGACAAGCAGCTGACCTGAAGATTGGATTTAAAATACACCTGACTTAGGGGCCTCCCGGGTGACGCTGTGGTCGAAGGCCACCACAGATTCTGGGTTCAAGCCCGGGTTCTGTCGCAggcggccgcgaccgggaggtctatggggcggcgcacaattggcccagcgtcgtccgggttaggggagggttttgaCCGgctgggatatccttgtctcatcgcgctctCGTGACCCCTGTGACGGGCCCGGGCGCAGCGCACGCTGACCAGCTCGCCAGGTgtaacggtgtttcctccgacacattggtgcggctggcttccgggttggatgtggatgtgcgctgtgtcaaagaagcagtgtggcttggttgggggtcatgtttcggaggacgcatggctctcgaccgggacttgcagcgatgagacaagactgtaactaccaattggggagaaaaaagggctataaataaataataccAAAAGACACCTGACGTGAAGAGTGCCGTTCTCGTTTTATAGTCTATTTCTGGGTAATATAACCTGGTCTGCATGGACACACAGGGACCTGAATGTAACTGTCTGTTTTTATAAAGGCCTTGTGATTAACATCAGACCTGGGGGTCAATATGATACATTGGTCAAATAGATGGAGGTGTGCTCGATTTACTTCGATGAGGCAACAAATGGTACCAGAAGTCCAGAAATCTACAAACTCGGCATGTCAAGCGAAAACCAAACCAAACGCACCAAGTACTTATGAAGTATTTATGAAGTATTTATGAAGTTTTTATAAAATCTGTATTGGACCCACAAAACATTCTCCTGTTCTGTTGGAGGTTGAGAGGAGTTCAAAGTGTTGTCGGTTCTAGACTCGAATGTTCTGTAGTCTAGAACCTGTTGGTGGCAGCGTTAGTCCCTGAGTCGGTGGAACCCGGCAGAGTCCGGCGGTTGCCGTGCGGTCGTAGTCGTGACGATGACGGGCCTCCTCTTGGGCGGTATCTTGAGGGTTCCATTGCGCTCTTTGACCTTGTACTCCAGCGTGCTGTGAGGTATCCCATAAACCACCTGGGCCTTGGAAACGCTCATCCTGCCCCCCATCACCATGGTGATAGCCTCTTCTAGCAGGTCGTGGTTGTACTGCCGGTAGCGCCCGCGCCTCTTCCTGGACTGCTTGTTCTCCCCGCTATGCTCCGCCCCTTCCTCAGGATCATCCAATGAGGAGCAGCGGTGGTGGGGTGAGAGGTCAGGCAGGtcgagggagggcaggagggagcgGTGGAGTctcagcagagaggaagaggtagcagcgatattagtggtggtggtgccaTGGTGTGGTGGGGGTGGTAGTGCAGGGGCTCAGCCAGGCTGCAAGGCtcagggagagggggagctgtTCTGGAGCGCGATCTGACCTGGGGGACACGGAGATGGACCTCCTCTCTGAGCTGGGGGGGTAGAGACCGGGAAAAAACCCTCCGCAGGCCATGCTGGGTCAGACAAGAcgaagaggagggaaggaagagcATCTCTCCgttctcctccctcgctcccagCTCCGCCCAGGCCGCCACCCTCTGCAACACCAGCCGCACCTCCTCGCCGTGCGCCGCCGCCGTCGTCACATCCTCCCCCAGCTCTGAGCGCAGGATTTCAAGGGGGATCCCGTAGAGAAGGGCAGCTCTGTTCTCCTGGAGACGACCAGACCTCACGTCTCTCAGAGCCTTGGACAGCAGCCCCTCAGACAGCTCACTGGACCTCTGGGCATGGTGTTCCTCGGTCTGGTACGCCCCCGCTGCTCCCCAACGCTGCTGCTGCCTCCTAGTGGGGGGAGGACCAAACACCACCGTCAGgatcagggagggggagaggggtgactCCTTTATGTCGTGTTGGGAACATCACTCTGCACGGTCTGTCATGAGCTGACATCATCTGTGACAGCATTGTCTGTGAGTGACATCTCTGTGTGACTGTCATATGAAGAGAGGCAGTGACATCATCTCTGTGCGACTGTCATATGAAGAAAGGGGGTGACATCATCTCTGTGCGACTGTCATATGAAGAAAGGGAATGACATCACCTCTGTGTGACTGTCACGTGAAGAGAGGCAGTGACATCATTTCTGTTTGACTGTCACATTGAAGAGAGGCAGTGACATCATCTCTGTGCGACTGTCACATTGAAGAAAGGTTTGCAGCGTAGTTAATCCCTGTCCCGTATTTTGGTTAAAGGATTTCTGATCCACAACGTCATTAGGAAACCAGTCCGTGACGTTACGCTGTCTACACAGCCACGTgtttctgtgtgtcagtctgactAGCTGAGGTGACAGATCCAGCCAGCTGCACTGTGTTCTAGGTACCAACAGGTGTTGAAACAGGCAGGTACAACCTgattatatggatatatatatatatacacatcccATACATCCCCATTCCATTATTCAACTCACCGTCcaagtctacagcctggctctactgataccagaggactgtcccaattcatccaccacgaGACAGTCTACatcctggctatactgataccagaggactgtcccaattcatccaccactacacagtctaca from Oncorhynchus masou masou isolate Uvic2021 chromosome 20, UVic_Omas_1.1, whole genome shotgun sequence includes these protein-coding regions:
- the LOC135506439 gene encoding ligand-dependent nuclear receptor corepressor-like protein yields the protein MNWDSPLVSVEPGCRLGRRQQQRWGAAGAYQTEEHHAQRSSELSEGLLSKALRDVRSGRLQENRAALLYGIPLEILRSELGEDVTTAAAHGEEVRLVLQRVAAWAELGAREENGEMLFLPSSSSSPALPPPPHHGTTTTNIAATSSSLLRLHRSLLPSLDLPDLSPHHRCSSLDDPEEGAEHSGENKQSRKRRGRYRQYNHDLLEEAITMVMGGRMSVSKAQVVYGIPHSTLEYKVKERNGTLKIPPKRRPVIVTTTTARQPPDSAGFHRLRD